One part of the Chroogloeocystis siderophila 5.2 s.c.1 genome encodes these proteins:
- a CDS encoding TetR/AcrR family transcriptional regulator: protein MGKDTTKIALLKTGARFLKEKGYNHTGIQEVLQATGVPKGSFYYYFKSKEDFGLEIIENDAREHNRFLDKYLKDETISPLTRLQRYFEAKYEEFASLQCREGCLLGNLGQELADQNERFRLRLEAIFAEWRDRYIDCLQQAQAIGELSPDLEVHILADFCLNSWEGALQQMKVTKSPAPLQTFMSVMFDVVFKR from the coding sequence ATGGGTAAAGATACGACAAAAATCGCTCTTCTCAAAACAGGTGCGCGCTTCCTTAAAGAAAAGGGATACAACCACACTGGGATACAGGAAGTCTTGCAAGCAACAGGAGTACCCAAAGGTTCGTTTTACTATTACTTTAAAAGCAAGGAGGACTTTGGCTTAGAAATCATTGAAAATGATGCCCGCGAGCACAATCGATTTTTAGACAAGTATCTCAAGGATGAAACAATATCTCCTTTAACTCGCTTGCAGCGCTATTTTGAAGCAAAATACGAAGAATTTGCGTCGTTACAATGTCGTGAAGGTTGTTTATTAGGTAATCTTGGTCAAGAGTTAGCAGATCAAAATGAAAGGTTTCGTTTGCGCTTAGAGGCGATTTTTGCCGAATGGCGCGATCGCTACATTGATTGTTTACAGCAAGCCCAAGCTATCGGAGAACTATCACCCGATTTAGAGGTACATATTCTCGCTGATTTCTGCTTAAACAGTTGGGAAGGCGCATTACAACAGATGAAAGTCACTAAAAGCCCTGCCCCTCTACAAACTTTCATGAGTGTGATGTTTGATGTCGTTTTCAAGCGTTGA
- a CDS encoding type 1 glutamine amidotransferase domain-containing protein, translated as MTNKRILIVVTSHEELGNTGKKTGFYLSEVTHPYDVFTGAGYDVDFVSPKGGKAPMDGVQLEDPINKAFLDDPDKVKQVENTLQPSQVDPTQYDAIFYAGGHGTMWDFPNNEQLAQIATNIYEQGGVVGAVCHGPAGLLNIKLANGEYLIKGKTVSGFTNEEEAAVELTEAVPFLLESALKERGAEFTKAPKFEAHVVKSDRLVTGQNPASAAGVAEQMLQLIENRAATTSPATV; from the coding sequence ATGACGAATAAAAGAATTCTAATTGTGGTCACTAGCCATGAGGAACTTGGCAATACAGGGAAAAAGACAGGCTTTTACCTTTCTGAAGTGACGCATCCTTACGATGTCTTCACGGGCGCAGGCTACGACGTTGATTTTGTTAGCCCCAAAGGTGGAAAAGCACCAATGGACGGCGTGCAACTTGAAGATCCTATCAACAAAGCATTTCTAGATGACCCTGACAAGGTAAAACAAGTTGAAAACACGCTGCAACCGTCGCAAGTCGATCCGACTCAATACGATGCTATTTTTTATGCAGGTGGTCATGGGACAATGTGGGATTTTCCTAACAATGAACAACTTGCCCAAATCGCTACAAACATTTATGAACAAGGCGGTGTTGTCGGTGCCGTTTGTCACGGACCTGCGGGACTACTCAATATCAAGCTTGCTAATGGCGAGTATCTCATCAAAGGTAAAACCGTGTCTGGCTTCACAAACGAAGAAGAAGCCGCAGTGGAACTTACTGAAGCTGTGCCATTTTTACTCGAATCAGCATTGAAAGAAAGAGGCGCAGAATTTACGAAAGCACCCAAATTTGAAGCACATGTTGTGAAAAGCGATCGCCTCGTCACAGGGCAAAACCCCGCTTCGGCTGCAGGCGTCGCCGAACAAATGTTGCAATTAATCGAAAACCGCGCTGCAACTACCTCACCCGCCACAGTCTAA